The genomic region ATTGAAATCATTCATAAAAGGGTTTACATGTCCTTGTGCTTTAACTATGAAAAAATGTGTGCAACACACAATACATGTAGTTAGTTCTGTGCAGAACATGTATGTAATAAATAGATTGCTACTTCTTTATTGTTAGCATATTTCAAACATATTTATATTTCTGAGTTTAAATGTTTGAAAAACTATAGAATATCAATGTTGTGAGACCTTATGTTTCTGTAGTCAATCTTAAATGAAGAAGCTTCTTAAGTTAAAGTGGAGAAGTTAATTCCTTAAACATTTTCAAATGTGCAAATTAACTATGTTAAACAATGTTTCCGTCAATTAACAAGAATTAGTTCAAAGTGCTAAAATAGGCATATTGGTATGTTGCATTTTTCTTCTTACATTTTTGCCTCTACAATGAAAGAAACTAGTAAACAATGCTGAAGTCTCATGGCACATTGCTATATTTTCTTGCCTAACTAACTCACATGTTATTCAACCAataacttaaaagaaaatttgttACTCTAATCTCAACCTAAATAACAACTTCCTCATTGTTTGCTTCTCTTTTCTACCATGCTGTTTCCTTATATTTTCTAGCAGATATAATATATACAATCAAGTTAATGGACGTGAAAAAACAAAgcacacaagaagaaaaacaTGTCCAAATGACCCTCATTTAGATTTGGTGAAATCCAACCAGGTTGTCCAGATTCTGAAGTAATCTTCATTACTATTGTCAAAACAATGTTGGCAACATTACTACCAACTGCCGAAGAAGGATCAACAACCCTATCCCTATACTTTGAAATCCATCAGGTGTTTGTGATGAGAAAAACTCCATTTGTGCAACATATACAAAAGCCTATGCGACTCCAATGAGCACATATTGCGGTGTTTGCCAAAATATACTCAAAGAACTTGTCTCTTCACTATTGCTTTGACTAGCAAGTTCAAGTCTCTTTCTCTCAACAAAGCCAACAATTATCTACTATTGCAATGTCTAAGCCAATGCCAATTCTTTTTAACTTGCTAAGATGTTTTGGATCTCTTTTCATCAATTTCACGGATAATGGTACTATGAGAGTGTCAAACAGCAAAATAAACATTTTCGTACTTCTCCAATGCGGTCATGTTGGCCGGAGGGATTTAAAAATTCAGGAACGTTCTGTCCAGCGCCTTGCTCGACAAATAAAGAAAGTACTTGTATTTGTATGAAGATGGCACAGGGAAAGACTGTACATAGCCACATTGGCAACAATCTTAAAATACATTTCACTTCTTCAACTTGTGACACAGTGCAAAGATACCAAGAGTTTGGATTTTGATCCTTGCTTAGCAAGGAATTCTTTTCTTCAGTAGAAACAATGatggaataataaaaaaatctttgTCACCAATTCAAAATGAAATACATAAATTAGATACAACACAAACTTCTATTAAAATTCTTTCCTAAAGTATATCTTTGTCAATCAAAACATTGGTTTAATATAAGTAGTTTTAGatcaagaataattttttttttgttttccacggtatcccccaacccaaCAGGTCAATGACTAATCTGTCGCGAATCTGAGCTCTATTTAAGGGTCTGTCGCTGGCCAATAGGTTGTTGCATGcacctttaaattttattttttactttattaaTAATTTACATTGACAATATCTAGTATTCAAGtaattctataatttttttcttttattggttGCCCATGATATCCCCAATCCGATAGGACAATGACTAATACGTCGCGAATCTGAGTTTCATTTAAGGGTCTATCACTGACCAATGAATTGTTGCATGCATAAGGCGAGACTCAAACACACTTAAGCCGACGAGTGAGTTAACTATTCGACTAACCCAAATTGGTTAGTACTTAGTAAtaattctataagagaaatttttGGGGccaacaatttttaatatttttttgccatcatttgattagtataaatactaaattatttttaacaaataaattttatttatttatgtgtaCAAATTCTAAAAAATGTGAGTGCAAAATGTATAAATATAGGTATAAATTATGCTTTGTAGAATCAGATCTACTATCACAAGTTATCATGCTGTATGAACTAGATGAAGCTTGATTCTCATGTTTTCTACATTCTTCCAGCCTCCATTACGACCCTTAGTTTTAGGTGGCGATCACTCAATATCATATCCAGTTGTTCGAGCCGTCTCTGAAAAACTTGGAGGACCAGTTGATATTCTTCATCTTGATGCACATCCTGATATCTATCATTGTTTTGAAGGAAACAAGTATTCACATGCTTCGTCTTTTGCTCGAATCATGGAGGGTGGTTATGCCAGGCGACTATTGCAggcaattaattatttttatattctaactatattttttataGCATTTATATCCAAACATTATAAGTTGATTGTGCattttcaaaatataatccatTGTTATTGTCTATGGTCATATTGTATTATTGTCATCTCATTTAAGCACTTATATTGACCGTCTTCATCAGaataattttgttaatttgtTTTTGTCACTAACTTGATTTCTTCATGATATTATAATGGCTGATTTTTCTTTACTCATGGTGGTGAATTTTCAATCTTCCTCCATGGTTTATTCTTAGCAATACATTCCTCAATTTATTTCAGGTTGGTATAAGATCAATAACAACAGAAGGGCGCGAACAAGGCAACAAATTCGGGGTTGAGCAATATGAAATGCGAACATTTTCAAGAGATCGTGAATATTTAGAAAACCTggtctctccctctctctctctctctctctccacctttatttctCTTATTTCTTTTCCCCTTAAGACTTTACACACATACACGCACAACTATACACCATATTTCATGCAGTGTTTCTAGATCTTATTGTAATTTTGATGCAATTGCAAAGACATATACTTTGGTACCTTACAATGATTACTACTGTTGATTGAATGAACTTCTTTGGATTtctgtttcaaatggatgtttcCGAATTCCAAGCTGCAAAATGATATTATTCATCAAAAACTGTACAAGATATTTTGCAATTTGGTGTTCCTTGGTTTTAAAACAGAGATTTTCATTTTGCAGAAACTTGGTGAAGGTGTGAAAGGTGTATATGTCTCAATAGATGTGGATTGTCTTGATCCTGCTTTTGCTCCTGGAGTGTCTCACATCGAACCGGGAGGTCTCTCTTTCCGCGATGTTCTCAACATCCTACACAACCTTCAAGGCGACATTGTTGCCGCAGACGTGGTTGAATTCAATCCGCAACGTGATACAGTTGACGGTATGACTGCCATGGTAGCCGCAAAGTTGGTGAGAGAACTGACTGCCAAGATTGCAAAATGATTAAATCTTCAATGCAATCCTCATTCCTTTAAATAGCTTCTAAGAGTGACATTGAATTTTTGGTTAGTTTCATTGAAATCATTCATAAAAGGGTTTACATGTCCTTTTACATGTCCTTGTGCTTTAACTATGAAAAAATGTGTGCAGCACACAAAACATGTAGTTAGTTCTGTGCAGAACATGTATGTAATAAGTAGATTGCTACTTCTTTATTGTTAGCATATTTCAAACATATTTATATTTCTGAGTTTAAATGTTTGAAAAACTATAGAATATCAATGTTGTGAGACCTTATGTTTCTGTAGTCAATCTTAAATGAAGAAGCTTCTTAAGTTAAAGTGGACAAGTTAATTCCTGAAACATTTTCAAATGTGCAAATTAATTATGTTAACAATGTTTCCGTCGATTAACAAGAATTAGTTCAAAGTGCTAAAATAAGCATATTGGTATGTTGCATTTTTCTTCTTACATTTTTGCCTCTACAATGAGATGGCTTTAGAGGTATTTTTACCCCCATTTTTCTTGgtcatatttttatttataagaaAGAAACTAGTAAACAAATGCTGAAGTCTCATGGCACATTGCTATATTTTTTTGCCTGACTAACTCGCATGCTATTCAAccaataacttaaaaaaaatatgttaCTCTAATCTCAACCTAAATAACAACTTCCTCATTGTTTGCTTCTCTTTTCTCCCATGCTGTTTCCTTATATTTTCTAGCAGATATAATATATACAATCAAGTTAATAGATGTGAAAAAAGCACACATGAAGAAAAACATGTCCAAATGACCCTCATTTAGATTTGGTGAAATCCAACCAGGTTGTCCATGTTCTGAAGTAATCTTCATTACTATTGTCAAAACAATGTTGACAACATTACTACCAACTGCCGAAGAAGGCATCAACAACCCTATCCCTATACTTTGAAATCCATCAAGTGTTTGTGATGAGAAAAACTCCATTTGTGCAACATATACAAAATCCTATGCGACTCCAATGGGCACATATTGCGGTGTTTGCCAAAATATACTCAAAGAACTTGTCCCTTCACTATTGTTTTGACTAGCAAGTTCAAGTCTCTTTCTCTCAACAAAGCTAACAACCATCTACTATTGCAATGTCTAAGCCAATGCCAATTCTTTTTAACTTGCTAAGATGTTTTGGATCTCTTTTCATCAATTTCACGGATAATGGTACTATGAGAGTGTCAAACAGCAAAATAAACATTTTCGTACTTCTCGAATGCGGTCATGTTAGCCGGAGGGATTTAAAAATTCAGAAACGTTCTGTCCATCGTAGCGCCTTGGTCGACAAACAAAGAAGCTCTGATTCTCATTGATTCTCCTGTTAACAGTCGACCTGAGTTATCCCGAATCACTACTGTAGTTGCTCCCTCCACCGTCGATAGTCTATACGCAGCATCTACGTTGGCCTTCAGCCAGTTCTCCGGTGGAGGTCTCCAGTAATACTCCTATTCTGGTTTTGTCTGAGCTGCTCattttttttggtttcccacggtatcccccaacccggcaggttaaggactaatccgtcgcggtactgagctccatttaagggtttgccgctggccaatgagttgctgcatacacaaggcgggattcgaacccctgacacttgcttaagcggactagtgagctaaccactagaccaacccaacttggttttGAGCTGCTCCTTTATTTGCATTGCTTCTCTGATTTCTAATTCTAGGATTTTAGCTCTGATGATGGTAGCACTAGGATTGGGCTTAGTGTTTTGAAATATATCAAGATATTTTTGGTACATTGATGACCCATGATAAAGTTTATCAAAAATATTTAGTTGGGTCTTTGGCCCAAATTAATTCTCCAAAAATGGTACGTTTCTACTTTCTACAACGTTAGTCGTTACTCGTTCCCAATCTTGTTAAGCTTGGTCCGCTTCCTCTGTGCCAGTAATCAGTAGAACCAGAAGCAGACAAGCAGTGCCAATGGCTTCTCCATCGGCATTTTCGCGCCTTAACCTTCTCCTCCCAAAACCTTCTCTTTTTGCCGCCAATTTCCGCAGAACCCAATTCCAATTCTTCCCCACTCTTTCTTCCCGAAccatcttctcctcctcctcctccctaACATGCTCTTCTTATTCTAATTCTTCCATAAAGGAGCTCCAAAACCCAACCCCAAAACGCGACAACCACTTTGTCGTTTTGGGCATTGAAACCAGCTGCGACGATACTGCCGCCGCCGTTGtatgtatttttctctctttctttttgttAAATATGTTCTCCGCCTTAAAAAGTTTactactttttattttatttttggcccctcaagttattattattattattattattttttgaagtGTTTCAAGAGTAAATAAAAGATACGTGTggttaagataaaaaaaaaagattttttttaaaaaaaaatgtattattTATCCTTTTTGTAATATTTTAAATGACCACTTGAACCACTATAACTAATTTGAGGTACCCTGGCCAAAAAATGGTATGCTTTATTTTGGTGATGAAGATTAATGTTTGAACTATTATGGTTGTTGTTGAAATATATGCCTGCCCTTGAACGAAATTTGATGCCATCATAATACAACGAGATCAATATAAAGCTAGTGCTGATTATAAGGATTAAATTAACCTTCTTTTTATTTGTTGATTTCTGATTATTTTTATATTGCCATTCTTATGGTTTGTGTGGTTTCAGGTGAGAAGCAACGGTGAAATTCTGAGTCAAGTGGTGTCTTCTCAGGTATTGTCTTGTCTTCCAATAAACTTTTATGCATTCTCAAACCAACGTTTTATACCTGCTTTACATCTGGTTAACAAATTCTATTTTGTGGTTAAGTTAATGCCAATTTGCATTAATCACATAATTTACATCAGTATATTATTCATGGAATTTACTTGATTGACAAGAACATTGTGCAGTGTTAAATGTTAACCACTTGTGTCATGATTAGCAGTTAACATTAGGTGATAATatctcattttattattttttgttaaaaatttctGCTCTTCACTTATTAGCTTTAACAAACTTATCTTTCTCTCTAACTATTTGAATTTTCATAGTTAAGGCAGATCTGCTAGCGAAATATGGAGGTGTCGCTCCAAAAATGGCAGAAGAGGCTCACTCGCAGGTTATTGACCAGGTACAGGAACGGAACTTGATTTACTATGAATGGTTCACTTAGTGATTGATCTGGAATTGACATAGACAAAATCTTTTTGCTTATTTATTATAGGTTGTGCAAGAAGCTCTTGATAAAGCTTACATGACTGAGAAGGATCTTACTGCAGTTGCTGTTACTATTGGTCCTGGTTTAAGTCTTTGCCTTCGTGGTAATACattatatttaatttcaatgtattTCATTATATATGCCATGGAATGGCTTCTATGTATTAAGCAACGTACTGCCTGGTTAGTGTTATGTTAAGTTTCACTTTTCTGGCTAGTGCTTCCATGGAATGCTCAACAATTCTTCTTACACTATGTAGTTGGAGTGCAGAAGGCTCGACAAATTGCTGGGTCCTTTAAGTTACCAATTATTGGCATACATCACATGGAAGCACATGCTCTAGTAGCCAGGTACATATATAATAGCTTTTTAATGAATATGTATTTTCTGCAAAAGTAATTCAGAGGCATGCTTGCAATATCTGGGATGGCAACTAACTATCTGTATGTTCATGTTGTTTTGGCTTCTGAATTTGATTGCACGTTTGTAATATCCCATAGAATATTTTTGTCTTTCTTTGTGAGGCATACATATCGTTTTGTTTCAGGTTAACCGAGAAAGATTTACAGTTTCCTTTCATAGCCCTACTAATATCAGGTAATATTAAGTTGTTCCTGTTCTGAGTTCTCTTTTTCATTTATTGATAAATGATGGTTTTCTTCCATACAGTTGatctaatttcatttttcttctctGGGTGATGGAAACACTCTTTGGGCAGTGATGTAAAACTTATATAGTTATATTGGGTTTTCACTGAAGTACCCAACAGCTTAATGATGTGAAAAGTTTACTATTTTGACTTAGCTAGAGTACAAGCTCATGCTAAAAATGTTCTTATTCCCTTTTGTGGTGATTTTTGTTGGCTATTGGAACCTTTCTCCTTAATTATTGTTTCGTATTATCTTTGTCCATAACTTGTCCTGTAGAGGATATGTATAGTTTTCATATTTAACTTCCATTCTTCTCTCAACAATTTGTGTTCCTCCATTGCCCTCCCAAACAAGCACCAAAATTTTGTTTACATAATTGTACATTCAAGTcaaatgtttgaatttttgcttatttttataAATGTAGATGGTCCTTGTATAGATTCTTTAATTGGAACATTTCAATGCATTGCAAACATATGATTTGATGTCGTCAGTGCTGACTATTACATGTGACTATCTTCTCTGATGATGATGGCATATACTGTTTTGTAGGGGGACATAATCTACTCATTCTAGCTCGTGATCTTGGGCAATATGTACAACTTGGAACAACAATAGATGATGCAATTGGTGAAGCATATGACAAGACAGCCAAATGGCTTGGACTTGATTTGAGGAGAAGTGGTGGTCCTGCTATAGAGGAGCTTGCTAAGGAGGGGAATGCCAAATCAGTAAACTTTTCAGTAAGTATTCTTAGAATATTATATTCCACCCTTCTTGGTTTTCCCATCTGACATGACTCTGGTGGTTGTTATGCTTCTAGTGGAGATTTTAAGTTCACTCCTATTTTTATTTTAGGTTCCAATGAAGCAGCACAAAGATTGCAACTTCTCCTATGCTGGTCTAAAAACCCAAGTAAGGTTGGCAATCGAATCCAAAA from Arachis ipaensis cultivar K30076 chromosome B02, Araip1.1, whole genome shotgun sequence harbors:
- the LOC107625933 gene encoding probable tRNA N6-adenosine threonylcarbamoyltransferase, mitochondrial; translated protein: MASPSAFSRLNLLLPKPSLFAANFRRTQFQFFPTLSSRTIFSSSSSLTCSSYSNSSIKELQNPTPKRDNHFVVLGIETSCDDTAAAVVRSNGEILSQVVSSQADLLAKYGGVAPKMAEEAHSQVIDQVVQEALDKAYMTEKDLTAVAVTIGPGLSLCLRVGVQKARQIAGSFKLPIIGIHHMEAHALVARLTEKDLQFPFIALLISGGHNLLILARDLGQYVQLGTTIDDAIGEAYDKTAKWLGLDLRRSGGPAIEELAKEGNAKSVNFSVPMKQHKDCNFSYAGLKTQVRLAIESKKIDAKIPISSASKEDRLARADIAAAFQRIAVLHLEERCERAIQWGLKMEPSIRHLIISGGVASNYYVRSRLDMVVKKNGLQLVCPPPRLCTDNGVMVAWTGIEHFRMGRYDPPPPAEEPENFVYDLRPRWPLGEEYAEGRSDARSIRRARLHPSLTSIIQASSQQ
- the LOC107625932 gene encoding arginase 1, mitochondrial-like, which codes for MFSTFFQPPLRPLVLGGDHSISYPVVRAVSEKLGGPVDILHLDAHPDIYHCFEGNKYSHASSFARIMEGGYARRLLQVGIRSITTEGREQGNKFGVEQYEMRTFSRDREYLENLKLGEGVKGVYVSIDVDCLDPAFAPGVSHIEPGGLSFRDVLNILHNLQGDIVAADVVEFNPQRDTVDGMTAMVAAKLVRELTAKIAK